The Thermostichus vulcanus str. 'Rupite' genome includes a window with the following:
- a CDS encoding DUF4278 domain-containing protein, translating into MQLTYRGIAHEFFPFSTTVQERVVPCQHRGLEWSWHAQSAVMALPQSFALIYRGVALHPAATVALGSPVAEVAPSGGGASSRKHFMAMIEETHRQNLIRRLQERIRSAQARGDEHLLQQLEQERQLLA; encoded by the coding sequence ATGCAACTGACCTATCGGGGTATTGCCCACGAGTTTTTCCCTTTCTCCACCACGGTTCAAGAACGGGTTGTGCCCTGTCAACACCGGGGGCTGGAGTGGAGCTGGCATGCTCAGTCGGCAGTCATGGCTTTGCCTCAGTCTTTTGCCCTTATTTACCGAGGTGTTGCCCTGCATCCCGCTGCGACTGTGGCACTGGGTAGCCCTGTGGCGGAAGTGGCTCCGTCAGGGGGAGGTGCCTCCTCTCGCAAACACTTCATGGCCATGATTGAGGAGACCCACCGGCAAAACCTGATTCGTCGGCTCCAGGAGCGAATCCGTTCCGCCCAAGCTCGTGGCGATGAGCATTTGCTGCAACAACTGGAGCAGGAACGGCAACTGCTGGCTTAA
- the murJ gene encoding murein biosynthesis integral membrane protein MurJ, with protein MSDVAGEPMIEDATTREETPVGLPSRSLLSVAGLVAGATLLSKGMGFIRQALIAAVYGSGPEYSAFGVAYILPGFLLILLGGINGPFHSAIVSILKKQRDPATDDPARWLESISTLVGCLLLLVTLGLWWGAEWVVRLNAPGASPEVHALAATQLRIMAPLALLSGLIGIGFGALNAAEHYVLPALSPLISSLAVIGILLALGWTGIPSLIAWGILVGAVAQWLAQVPLQIRLGLGRPRLRFEWGSPQVRAVGLLMVPAVISSGMIHINVYVDLFFASFVPGDRTIGNLGYAQLLVQTPLGILSNMVLVPLMPLYAQLAGDGARWPELRQRIRQSLMITAILTLPLSMLLVALAEPIVQVAYQRGRFTAEVTQEVAALLMAYGLGMSCYLLRDVLVRIFYALEDGATPLRISGIAIGLNALLDFLFLRAFGAPGIALATAGVNLVALIWLGIRLQHRLQGIPWLEMGRSLLPLLGITGLAGGLSGWLWNHLRSLQLLGSPLLTAMVWSSLAAALGLGLFAVGAFSLRIPEMDWVAAQIRNRANQVLSLLIRKLNRSRD; from the coding sequence ATGAGTGATGTTGCAGGGGAGCCGATGATCGAGGATGCCACGACTCGGGAAGAAACCCCCGTGGGGCTGCCATCCCGTTCTTTGCTCTCGGTGGCGGGGTTGGTGGCCGGGGCGACTTTGCTCAGCAAGGGTATGGGCTTCATTCGGCAAGCCCTGATCGCGGCGGTATACGGATCGGGGCCGGAGTACAGTGCTTTTGGGGTGGCCTATATCCTACCGGGTTTTTTGTTGATTCTGCTGGGCGGGATCAACGGCCCGTTTCATAGTGCCATTGTCAGCATCCTCAAAAAACAGCGGGATCCCGCCACAGATGACCCGGCCCGCTGGTTGGAGTCCATCTCCACCTTAGTGGGTTGCCTGCTCCTGCTGGTCACCCTGGGGCTGTGGTGGGGGGCGGAATGGGTGGTGCGCCTGAATGCGCCAGGGGCTAGCCCAGAAGTTCATGCCTTGGCTGCCACCCAACTGCGGATCATGGCCCCATTGGCTTTGCTCTCGGGGTTGATTGGCATTGGCTTTGGGGCGCTAAATGCCGCCGAGCACTATGTTTTGCCTGCTCTCAGCCCGCTGATCTCCAGTTTGGCGGTGATTGGGATCCTGCTCGCACTCGGCTGGACAGGGATCCCTTCCTTGATTGCCTGGGGAATCTTGGTGGGGGCGGTGGCTCAGTGGTTGGCCCAAGTCCCCTTGCAAATACGGTTGGGGTTGGGACGACCGCGCCTTCGGTTTGAGTGGGGATCCCCGCAGGTACGGGCGGTGGGGCTGTTGATGGTGCCGGCGGTGATTTCTTCCGGGATGATCCACATCAATGTTTATGTGGATCTGTTTTTTGCCTCTTTTGTGCCGGGGGATCGCACCATTGGCAACTTAGGGTATGCCCAACTTTTGGTACAAACTCCGCTGGGGATTCTCTCCAACATGGTGTTGGTGCCCTTGATGCCCCTCTATGCCCAGTTGGCAGGGGATGGGGCTCGATGGCCAGAATTGCGCCAACGGATCCGCCAAAGCTTGATGATTACGGCCATCTTAACCCTGCCGCTGTCGATGCTATTGGTGGCTCTGGCGGAACCGATTGTACAGGTGGCTTACCAGCGCGGGCGCTTCACGGCAGAGGTGACCCAGGAAGTGGCAGCCCTGCTGATGGCCTATGGCTTGGGGATGAGCTGTTACCTGCTGCGGGATGTGTTGGTGCGGATCTTTTACGCGCTGGAGGATGGGGCTACACCATTACGCATCAGCGGCATCGCCATCGGTCTGAATGCCCTGCTGGACTTCCTATTTTTGCGGGCTTTCGGAGCACCGGGCATTGCCTTGGCTACGGCAGGAGTGAACTTGGTGGCCCTAATTTGGCTAGGGATCCGGCTCCAGCACCGCCTACAAGGGATCCCTTGGCTGGAAATGGGCCGTTCCCTGCTGCCCCTGCTGGGGATCACCGGCTTGGCAGGTGGACTGAGCGGTTGGCTGTGGAACCACCTGCGCTCACTGCAGCTACTGGGATCCCCGCTGCTCACTGCCATGGTCTGGTCTAGTCTGGCCGCAGCACTGGGCTTGGGTCTATTTGCCGTGGGGGCGTTTTCTTTGCGGATCCCAGAGATGGACTGGGTAGCAGCCCAAATCCGAAATCGCGCCAATCAGGTTTTGAGTCTACTGATCCGTAAACTGAACCGGAGCCGGGATTAG
- the sigC gene encoding RNA polymerase sigma factor SigC, protein MSNYEPDLNDVLAMADGPTDLLDNTEGVEVDMVDSEFLEEEPTRRSTDLVRLYLQEIGRVPLLGRDEEVSLAQKVQDYMKLLDLRFRLQKDLGRDPTLAEWAAKANQHSEWEHLTPEKLQQVQRIGNRAKEHMIKANLRLVVSVAKKYQNRGLELLDLIQEGTLGLERAVEKFDPKKGYRFSTYAYWWIRQGITRAIATQSRTIRLPVHITEKLNKIKKAQRKISQEKGRTPTIEDIASELEMTPPQVRELLVRVPRSVSLETKVGKDKDTELGDLLETDDISPEETMMREALHRDLQHLLSDLTMRERDVIRMRFGLGDGRTYSLAEIGRALDLSRERVRQIEAKALQKLRQPKRRNRVRDYLEAMG, encoded by the coding sequence ATGTCTAACTACGAACCTGATCTCAACGACGTCTTAGCGATGGCCGATGGCCCTACCGATCTCCTCGATAACACCGAGGGGGTAGAGGTCGATATGGTCGACAGCGAATTTCTGGAAGAGGAGCCTACCCGCCGCTCTACTGACCTTGTACGCCTCTATTTGCAGGAAATCGGTCGCGTCCCTTTGCTGGGGCGGGATGAAGAGGTGTCTTTAGCCCAAAAAGTCCAGGACTACATGAAGCTCTTGGATCTGCGGTTTCGCCTGCAAAAAGATCTGGGACGGGATCCCACCCTGGCGGAATGGGCAGCCAAGGCCAATCAACACAGTGAATGGGAACATCTCACCCCCGAAAAGCTGCAGCAGGTACAGCGTATCGGTAACCGCGCTAAGGAACACATGATCAAGGCCAACCTGCGCCTGGTGGTGTCGGTTGCGAAAAAGTACCAAAATCGCGGCCTGGAGCTGCTGGATTTGATCCAGGAGGGTACCCTTGGCTTGGAACGGGCTGTTGAGAAGTTTGACCCAAAAAAAGGTTACCGCTTTAGCACCTACGCCTACTGGTGGATTCGGCAGGGCATCACCCGCGCCATCGCCACCCAGAGTCGCACCATTCGCTTGCCTGTCCACATCACCGAGAAGCTGAACAAAATTAAAAAAGCGCAGCGCAAAATCTCGCAGGAGAAAGGACGCACCCCCACCATCGAAGACATCGCCTCTGAGCTGGAGATGACCCCTCCCCAGGTGCGGGAATTGTTGGTGCGGGTGCCCCGCTCTGTCTCTCTGGAGACTAAAGTCGGCAAGGACAAAGACACCGAGCTGGGGGATCTGCTGGAAACCGACGATATCTCCCCGGAAGAAACCATGATGCGGGAGGCCCTGCATCGGGATCTGCAGCATTTGCTCTCGGATTTGACCATGCGCGAGCGGGATGTGATCCGGATGCGGTTTGGGTTGGGAGACGGGCGAACCTACTCGCTGGCAGAGATCGGCCGAGCCTTGGATCTGTCTCGGGAACGGGTACGGCAAATTGAAGCCAAAGCCCTGCAAAAGCTACGGCAACCGAAGCGGCGCAACCGGGTGCGGGATTACCTAGAGGCGATGGGCTAA
- the radC gene encoding RadC family protein, whose translation MSQYVLRMSDIPAQDRPRERLLTYGAKTLSNAELLAILLNTGQGPGKLSAVGLGQLLLKELEQQGDPLGQLRQVEAGELVRIEGIGPAKAATVLAAIELGRRVFLARPPERTVINSPEQAAMALSGELMWETQEHFAVLHLDVKHKLLSQQIITRGTATETLSHPRETFRSAIKQGASRILIAHNHPSGSLDPSPEDLALTRQLLQAGQLLQMPVLDHLILGGGQFLSLRQRTTLWEEIPQPE comes from the coding sequence ATGAGCCAGTATGTGTTGCGCATGAGTGATATCCCCGCCCAGGATCGCCCGCGCGAACGGCTGCTCACCTACGGGGCCAAAACCCTCTCCAATGCCGAGCTGTTGGCGATTTTGCTGAATACAGGACAGGGGCCAGGTAAGCTTTCGGCGGTCGGGCTAGGACAGTTGCTCCTGAAAGAATTGGAACAACAAGGGGATCCCTTAGGGCAATTGCGGCAGGTGGAAGCAGGGGAACTGGTTCGGATCGAGGGCATCGGCCCGGCCAAAGCGGCAACCGTGTTGGCAGCCATCGAACTGGGGCGACGGGTATTTTTAGCTCGTCCCCCCGAACGTACCGTGATCAATTCTCCCGAACAGGCCGCTATGGCCCTGAGTGGCGAGTTGATGTGGGAGACTCAGGAACATTTTGCCGTGCTGCATCTGGATGTTAAGCACAAACTGCTCAGCCAGCAGATCATCACCCGTGGCACTGCCACTGAAACCCTCTCTCATCCCCGCGAAACCTTTCGCAGCGCCATTAAACAGGGGGCCAGCCGCATTCTCATCGCCCACAATCATCCCTCCGGCAGCTTGGATCCCAGCCCGGAAGATCTCGCCCTCACCCGACAATTGCTCCAAGCGGGGCAACTGCTGCAAATGCCTGTACTGGATCACCTCATCCTGGGGGGTGGACAATTCCTCAGTCTGCGCCAACGTACCACCCTCTGGGAAGAAATTCCCCAACCGGAATAA
- a CDS encoding ArnT family glycosyltransferase translates to MLKSPWRSPRNGFPPQGSPFRATFPLWPALGMGLLAGAWLLWWQGIPFLFDWDELIYGSLARQMLESGDPLSLVINGEPFFEKPPLFFWLQALAMGALGVNEWAARLPNAWVGGVTVALVVAWGSHLRGVGFGCLWGLLLLTGYVPLFFAKTGLIDPLFNLGMGLGLGSLLGADQARLVGQSGRAWLVVGALALGLAVLAKGPLGLSLPLLIWAGYKVWHPDPWPRWGEVVAFLALAGGVALSWFALEWRQQGPEWVEQFLRYQWRILTTSDGHPGPFYFHLLAFGLGCFPWAALSLTGILRTLLGKDPGAGGGSRFRRPRFRLGSAAQVMDPCQRAEHLLLVAFGIVLLLFSLVVQTKLIHYTSLLYPMGAYFAALRLQSIWAGHCSSPTLAGSHQRDEVLSRLTLWESVWIGLSGLFWLSLWLVLPWLGGSQGEGLANLGIDLTDELAWGYLKAGVDWPLYTYGPALLLLGGGLAWSIGRHKVWGWVSLLLATGLSAQLAWGWVFPRLLQHTQGGSIHFFRQFVGGEEGSAGLLSGTVGLYGFRSFVPYFYGPLQVPYAAFPAELSAWERTGQMPDYLVTWDPFVEELAELGSLQAIEQRGPFWLLKTSPSFSVSP, encoded by the coding sequence ATGCTTAAATCCCCGTGGCGCTCCCCCCGAAACGGATTTCCTCCTCAGGGATCCCCTTTCCGGGCTACTTTTCCCCTATGGCCAGCTTTGGGTATGGGCCTGCTGGCGGGGGCATGGCTGCTGTGGTGGCAAGGGATCCCTTTTTTGTTCGATTGGGATGAGCTGATCTACGGCAGTTTGGCCCGGCAGATGCTGGAGAGTGGGGATCCCCTGTCTCTGGTGATCAATGGTGAACCCTTTTTTGAGAAGCCCCCCCTCTTCTTCTGGCTGCAAGCGCTGGCCATGGGGGCTTTGGGAGTGAACGAGTGGGCGGCTCGTCTGCCGAATGCCTGGGTGGGTGGGGTGACGGTGGCGCTGGTGGTGGCTTGGGGATCCCATTTGCGGGGGGTGGGCTTTGGCTGCCTGTGGGGTCTCCTGCTGTTGACGGGCTATGTGCCACTGTTTTTTGCCAAGACGGGGTTGATCGATCCGCTGTTTAATCTGGGAATGGGTTTGGGGCTGGGATCCCTGTTGGGTGCGGATCAGGCTCGCTTGGTGGGGCAGTCCGGTCGGGCGTGGCTGGTGGTGGGGGCTTTGGCTTTGGGGTTGGCGGTCTTAGCCAAGGGGCCGTTGGGCTTGAGCTTGCCGCTGTTGATTTGGGCCGGGTACAAGGTTTGGCATCCGGATCCCTGGCCCCGCTGGGGCGAGGTAGTGGCCTTCTTGGCGTTGGCGGGTGGTGTTGCCCTCAGTTGGTTCGCACTGGAATGGAGGCAACAGGGGCCGGAGTGGGTGGAGCAGTTTTTGCGCTATCAGTGGCGCATCCTCACCACGTCGGATGGGCATCCTGGCCCCTTTTATTTCCATCTGCTGGCGTTTGGGCTGGGGTGCTTTCCTTGGGCGGCCTTATCGCTGACCGGGATCCTGCGTACCCTGCTAGGGAAAGATCCAGGGGCAGGGGGGGGATCCCGCTTCCGCCGCCCACGGTTTCGTTTGGGATCAGCGGCCCAGGTGATGGATCCCTGCCAGCGGGCGGAGCACCTGCTCTTAGTGGCCTTTGGGATTGTGCTGCTGCTGTTTTCCCTGGTAGTGCAAACCAAACTGATCCACTACACCTCGCTGCTTTATCCGATGGGAGCCTATTTTGCGGCCCTGCGGCTGCAGTCCATTTGGGCAGGCCACTGTTCCTCCCCAACGCTGGCAGGATCGCACCAGCGGGACGAAGTCCTCAGTCGACTGACCCTCTGGGAATCGGTTTGGATCGGGCTGAGCGGCCTTTTTTGGCTATCCCTTTGGCTGGTGTTGCCCTGGCTGGGGGGATCCCAAGGCGAGGGGCTGGCGAATCTCGGTATAGACCTGACAGATGAGCTGGCCTGGGGGTATCTGAAGGCAGGGGTAGACTGGCCCCTTTACACCTATGGGCCGGCGCTGTTGTTGCTTGGGGGTGGGCTAGCCTGGAGCATCGGGCGACACAAGGTTTGGGGATGGGTGAGCTTGCTCTTGGCCACGGGGTTGAGCGCTCAGTTGGCTTGGGGCTGGGTTTTCCCACGTCTGTTGCAGCATACTCAAGGGGGATCCATCCACTTTTTTCGGCAGTTTGTTGGGGGTGAAGAAGGCTCGGCAGGCTTATTGTCAGGTACGGTGGGTCTGTACGGGTTTCGTTCGTTTGTGCCCTACTTTTATGGCCCTTTGCAGGTTCCCTATGCTGCCTTTCCGGCGGAGTTATCTGCCTGGGAGCGGACGGGACAAATGCCGGATTATCTGGTTACCTGGGATCCCTTTGTGGAGGAGTTGGCTGAACTGGGGTCTTTACAGGCGATTGAGCAACGGGGCCCCTTTTGGCTCCTGAAAACATCCCCTAGCTTTTCTGTTTCGCCATGA
- a CDS encoding CIA30 family protein: protein MSWDLGRFWNTLTYYDALPFAEAWRWVHNGFQPKSSVNPVPPILSGSLPAQALLLGRGLPTGLAEALKQQGVEVWDSSQDLAQGLAAATVFLGLEDAELAQTHLDQIRHSGRTEQMLFDFRQPNPDLGEFWGILDDVVMGGVSQSQLLWGEGELLFTGQVSTANSGGFVSTRTRNLEPPLDLSGFAGLELRLRGDGQRYKFFLRDQTGWDSPAFSCAFDTRPARVSGTESSAEQTVRIPFAEMVPTFRARLLPNAPPLNSSRICSLQLMLSKFEADGSLNPRFRPGSFQLGLRWIGAYRRDPLPQIIGVVRDRIPEGLLALMQVGSSRWCGVEAAADMEESILVTQLLQLMQSPQSVGQVERVEQFHA, encoded by the coding sequence ATGTCCTGGGATTTGGGCCGATTCTGGAATACGCTGACCTACTACGATGCGCTGCCCTTTGCCGAGGCTTGGCGCTGGGTACACAATGGGTTTCAACCCAAGTCGAGTGTCAATCCTGTGCCACCTATCCTTTCCGGGTCGCTCCCTGCTCAAGCGCTGTTGCTGGGGAGAGGGTTACCAACCGGGCTAGCAGAGGCCCTGAAGCAGCAAGGGGTAGAGGTGTGGGATTCCAGCCAGGATTTGGCTCAAGGTTTGGCTGCGGCGACGGTGTTCCTGGGTCTAGAGGATGCAGAACTGGCGCAAACCCATCTGGATCAGATCCGCCACAGCGGCCGGACGGAACAGATGCTGTTTGATTTTCGCCAACCCAATCCAGATTTGGGGGAGTTTTGGGGCATTCTGGATGATGTGGTGATGGGGGGGGTGAGCCAAAGCCAGTTGCTGTGGGGAGAAGGGGAGCTTCTGTTTACCGGCCAGGTTTCTACGGCCAACTCCGGCGGATTTGTTTCCACCCGCACCCGCAATCTGGAACCCCCCTTAGATTTGTCTGGTTTTGCCGGCTTGGAGTTGCGTCTGCGGGGAGATGGACAACGCTACAAGTTCTTTCTGCGGGATCAAACTGGGTGGGATAGCCCTGCCTTCAGCTGTGCTTTTGACACAAGACCTGCTCGCGTCAGCGGGACGGAGTCCTCAGCAGAACAGACGGTGCGGATCCCCTTTGCGGAGATGGTACCCACGTTTCGCGCTCGCCTACTGCCCAATGCCCCTCCCCTCAATTCCAGTCGCATCTGCTCGTTGCAGTTGATGCTGAGTAAGTTTGAGGCGGATGGCAGCCTGAACCCCCGCTTTCGTCCGGGATCCTTTCAACTGGGGTTGCGCTGGATAGGGGCCTATCGCCGGGATCCTTTGCCGCAAATCATCGGGGTGGTGCGAGACCGGATCCCAGAGGGGCTGTTGGCCCTCATGCAAGTGGGTTCTAGCCGTTGGTGTGGGGTAGAAGCGGCTGCAGACATGGAGGAATCGATCCTGGTGACACAATTACTGCAGCTGATGCAGTCGCCCCAATCCGTGGGTCAAGTTGAACGGGTTGAACAGTTCCATGCTTAA
- a CDS encoding aldose epimerase has translation MSANIQLPAKRLRFPDNERDPALEAAFVYSITSFPKPYLTYLLKDEHSGSEAEIVPERGGMLTRWRIQGEEILYMDEERFLDPSLTVRGGIPILFPICGNLPDNTYSHGGRSYTLKQHGFARNLPWQVVDQDSGAEAGQASLTLMLESDAQTLAAYPFEFTLLFSYQLRGRQLLLKQHITNCSAENMPFSVGFHPYFNVSEAAKPQLQIQIPAQELYDHLSQTSAPFTGTFDWTAPEIDVAFKTLTAQEATVVDPVAGRKVTLTYDECFRTLVFWTVRGKPFFCLEPWTGPRNALISGEQRIQLPPGDSLETQFVLQVDALN, from the coding sequence TTGTCTGCCAACATCCAGCTCCCTGCCAAACGGCTGCGGTTCCCCGACAATGAAAGGGATCCCGCTTTGGAGGCTGCCTTTGTGTACAGCATCACCTCATTCCCCAAGCCCTACCTGACCTATCTCCTCAAAGATGAACACAGCGGATCCGAAGCGGAGATTGTGCCGGAGCGGGGCGGCATGCTCACCCGTTGGCGGATCCAGGGGGAGGAGATCCTCTACATGGATGAGGAGCGGTTTCTGGATCCCAGCTTGACGGTGCGGGGGGGCATTCCCATCCTGTTCCCCATTTGTGGCAACCTGCCCGACAACACGTACAGCCATGGGGGGCGGAGCTACACCCTCAAACAGCACGGTTTTGCCCGCAATCTGCCCTGGCAGGTGGTGGATCAAGATAGCGGTGCAGAGGCCGGCCAAGCCTCGCTGACGTTGATGTTGGAAAGTGATGCCCAAACGCTGGCTGCCTACCCCTTCGAGTTCACGCTGCTGTTCAGCTACCAACTGCGAGGTCGTCAACTCCTCCTCAAGCAACACATCACCAACTGCTCCGCAGAAAACATGCCTTTTTCGGTCGGGTTTCACCCCTATTTCAACGTCTCGGAGGCAGCCAAACCCCAGTTGCAGATCCAGATCCCGGCCCAGGAGCTATACGACCACCTCAGCCAAACCAGCGCCCCTTTTACGGGTACTTTCGATTGGACGGCTCCTGAAATCGATGTGGCCTTCAAGACGTTAACGGCACAGGAGGCAACGGTTGTGGATCCCGTGGCCGGGAGAAAGGTAACCCTCACCTACGATGAATGCTTTCGGACTCTGGTGTTTTGGACGGTGCGGGGCAAACCCTTCTTCTGTCTAGAACCCTGGACAGGGCCCCGCAATGCTCTCATCTCAGGGGAACAACGGATCCAACTCCCGCCCGGAGACAGCCTGGAAACCCAGTTTGTGCTCCAGGTCGATGCACTGAACTGA
- a CDS encoding mechanosensitive ion channel family protein, with amino-acid sequence MEWLQGLEISRGWAQVGVITLVGLLAFGLGRWIPKWLKPMVKKLASPDVAEVYERTVDPYAGLIGLVVTLLLAEGVLLALPRGLWLHLTELGVSLALTIALVWLLTRLVRGFADVYLRDTALKGGRKVNSELLIVGRISANLAIGFLALLLFAQTHQINVVGLFASLGIGGLAVAFAAQKTLEQLLGGIVIYVDRPFVVDDYIGLPDGTFGRVESIGLRSTRIRTSGKGTLVIVPNSALTQVSIENFTGAKKVMSLIYLTFQRLLPDEEKALIRQVILESTRDIFGIDSRSTDLTFRELNAQGSQPARSQAQLTFFILGSGEVSMDLRRQLLDLANETITQRLKEYGIAFEIQDPTIYVDAPITI; translated from the coding sequence ATGGAGTGGTTGCAAGGGCTGGAGATCAGCCGAGGGTGGGCCCAGGTGGGGGTGATCACCCTGGTGGGGCTGCTGGCATTCGGGTTGGGTCGCTGGATCCCGAAGTGGCTGAAGCCAATGGTAAAAAAATTGGCTAGCCCGGATGTGGCGGAGGTATACGAGCGCACGGTGGATCCCTACGCGGGATTGATCGGGTTGGTGGTGACGCTGCTCCTGGCTGAGGGGGTGCTGCTGGCGTTGCCGCGTGGGTTGTGGTTGCACCTGACAGAACTGGGGGTGAGCCTGGCCCTGACGATAGCGCTGGTTTGGCTGTTGACCCGCTTGGTGAGAGGCTTTGCCGATGTTTATCTGCGGGATACGGCTCTTAAGGGGGGGCGCAAGGTCAATAGTGAGCTGCTGATCGTGGGGCGGATTAGTGCCAACTTAGCGATTGGCTTTTTGGCGTTGTTGCTCTTTGCCCAAACTCATCAGATTAATGTGGTGGGGCTGTTTGCCAGCTTGGGGATTGGGGGGTTGGCCGTGGCGTTTGCGGCCCAGAAAACCTTGGAGCAACTACTCGGGGGCATCGTCATCTATGTGGATCGACCTTTTGTGGTGGATGACTATATTGGGCTGCCGGATGGCACCTTTGGTCGAGTCGAGTCGATTGGGTTGCGCTCCACCCGCATTCGCACCTCTGGGAAAGGTACGTTGGTGATTGTGCCCAATAGTGCCCTTACACAGGTGAGTATCGAGAATTTCACCGGGGCAAAGAAGGTGATGTCGCTGATTTATCTGACCTTTCAGCGCCTCTTGCCCGATGAAGAAAAGGCTCTGATTCGGCAGGTGATTTTGGAGAGTACCCGCGATATTTTTGGCATTGATTCTCGCAGCACGGATCTCACCTTTCGGGAGTTGAATGCTCAGGGATCCCAGCCAGCCCGTAGCCAAGCGCAACTGACCTTTTTTATTCTGGGATCCGGAGAAGTTTCAATGGATTTACGCCGACAACTGCTGGATTTGGCCAACGAAACCATTACCCAGAGGCTGAAGGAGTATGGGATTGCCTTTGAAATTCAGGATCCCACCATTTATGTGGATGCCCCGATTACGATCTAG
- a CDS encoding PspA/IM30 family protein, protein MTSRTSLLVMVTAVSSIWSGLPAAAQSSGTARVRSVVDGDTFWADLNGRPTRFRLSYVDAPELTQGRWGRLSQEALQNLIPTGSLVQVDTLYVTPEGLHIAQVYNADGLVNLEMLRQGHAVVYERFLHGANRQRYLEAQEGAQAARLGFWQQRNPVMPWEFRETGVQTSAFAGANVLNGSFIRENPTAAAGVGIATVVVMVGLSKLLWKKPSQKKVSIRQMERDLKQLQRSLTTTLASRKQLERQYDEILQKAEDWFIRAEQATQHQNDGMAREALVQRNQHMSAAEAVRKSLDEVEAQMVTIRESIARVESQISMAKLEREMNN, encoded by the coding sequence ATGACCTCAAGAACTTCCCTCCTGGTAATGGTTACCGCTGTATCGAGTATTTGGAGTGGGCTTCCTGCGGCGGCTCAATCCTCGGGGACAGCGCGAGTCCGCTCAGTCGTCGATGGGGACACCTTTTGGGCGGATCTGAACGGCAGGCCCACCCGGTTTCGACTTTCCTACGTGGATGCGCCGGAGCTGACCCAAGGGCGGTGGGGGCGGCTGTCCCAAGAAGCACTACAAAACTTGATTCCAACGGGATCCCTGGTGCAGGTGGATACCCTCTATGTCACACCGGAAGGGCTGCACATTGCCCAGGTGTACAACGCCGATGGTTTGGTGAATTTGGAGATGCTGCGCCAGGGGCATGCGGTGGTTTACGAGCGCTTTTTGCACGGAGCGAATCGTCAGCGCTATTTGGAGGCTCAGGAGGGGGCGCAGGCGGCGCGGCTGGGGTTCTGGCAGCAACGTAACCCAGTGATGCCTTGGGAGTTTCGGGAGACAGGTGTCCAAACTTCGGCCTTTGCCGGGGCTAATGTGTTGAATGGGTCTTTTATCCGTGAAAACCCGACGGCGGCTGCGGGGGTGGGCATTGCCACAGTGGTGGTCATGGTTGGTCTGAGCAAATTGCTGTGGAAGAAGCCCAGCCAGAAGAAGGTGAGCATCCGGCAAATGGAGCGGGATCTGAAACAGTTGCAGCGCAGCCTCACCACGACCTTGGCCAGCCGCAAACAACTGGAACGGCAGTACGATGAAATCCTCCAGAAGGCAGAGGATTGGTTTATCCGGGCCGAGCAGGCCACCCAACACCAGAATGACGGTATGGCCCGAGAGGCTTTGGTGCAACGGAATCAACACATGAGTGCGGCTGAAGCGGTGCGCAAATCCCTAGATGAAGTGGAGGCGCAAATGGTCACGATTCGGGAGAGCATTGCCCGCGTTGAAAGCCAAATCTCGATGGCCAAGCTAGAACGGGAGATGAACAATTGA